One Dioscorea cayenensis subsp. rotundata cultivar TDr96_F1 chromosome 15, TDr96_F1_v2_PseudoChromosome.rev07_lg8_w22 25.fasta, whole genome shotgun sequence genomic region harbors:
- the LOC120277241 gene encoding CRIB domain-containing protein RIC10-like: MAKIKGFFKGIKYFSQIFVAKEHEMEIGHPTNVRHVAHVGWDNASVHAPSWSSSHHLISLQQLLGNFAGASRESSWASEDFDQPRGLQQLSLMFKGDNSKPEIPRPPKMRKRKKTKFSFPSSSTRSSSKP; this comes from the exons ATGGCAAAAATAAAGGGGTTCTTTAAAGGGATTAAGTATTTTTCCCAAATCTTTG TTGCTAAAGAACATGAGATGGAGATTGGGCACCCAACAAATGTTAGACATGTTGCTCATGTGGGTTGGGACAATGCATCAGTGCATGCTCCAAGCTGG AGTTCAAGCCATCATCTGATTTCTCTTCAACAACTGTTGGGAAACTTTGCTGGTGCTTCTAGAGAATCCTCATGGGCTTCTGAAG ATTTTGATCAACCAAGAGGACTTCAACAACTTTCATTGATGTTCAAGGGTGATAATTCTAAGCCAGAAATCCCAAGACCTCCTAAGAtgagaaagaggaagaagaccAAATTCTCATTTCCTTCATCATCAACAAGATCCTCATCAAAGCCATGA
- the LOC120277875 gene encoding COBRA-like protein 10 — protein MQLNRVLLFTLLLISDAFAQDYDDDAASPPLPALDNCDGIFLTYTFISRAKEFPHVKNASAQAYAFKSMAKIMNTMNTDLKAWKMFIGFQHDEILVSVDGAVLTEGSDFPAKVGNGTSLSGFPQTDLLNSIDTAGDINQIQVKIDLTGTQFGVKPPGVPLPKTIKLQNDGFKCPNPTQKGSNMYVCCVKDPKFKKKKKEEKNKFLPRQYGDLNIVYDVLQAYENNYLAQVTIDNDNPLGRLDNWNITWEWMRNEFINTMRGAYTFKKDSSDCIYGVQGQYYKNLDFTPVMNCEKKPVITDLPPEMENDDKLGKLPFCCKNGTLLPPTMNETKSHAIFQLQVFKMPPDLNRTALFPPQHWKINGFLNPQYTCGPPKRVSPSTFPDPSGLMASTYAVASWQVVCNITRPKLKSSRCCVSFSAFYNDSIVPCNTCACGCDEDATCDTNAPPLLLPSEALLVPFQNRTAKAKAWAKLKHRDIPKRLPCGDNCGVSINWHVSSDYRKGWTARITIFNWADYTFKDWFTSVRMDKAFDGFEKVYSFNGTKLPKLKNTVFFQGLIGLNYLMPISDGKNPDVDPRVPGKVQSVMSFSKKHTPDIDVIHGDGFPTRVYFNGEECSLPTEMPSGDGRRYMVSVLCLVLIAVMVVFVLIGM, from the exons ATGCAACTTAACAGAGTTCTTCTCTTCACCCTCCTGTTAATCTCCGATGCCTTCGCACAAGACTACGACGATGATGCAGCATCGCCACCACTTCCGGCCCTCGACAACTGTGACGGTATCTTCTTGACATACACATTCATCTCAAGAGCCAAAGAGTTCCCACATGTCAAGAATGCATCAGCTCAGGCTTACGCATTCAAGTCCATGGCCAAAATTATGAACACAATGAACACTGACCTTAAGGCATGGAAGATGTTCATAGGCTTTCAGCACGATGAGATTTTGGTTTCGGTTGACGGTGCAGTGTTGACAGAGGGCAGTGACTTCCCGGCAAAGGTCGGGAATGGGACTTCCTTGTCGGGGTTCCCTCAAACTGATCTCCTTAACTCCATTGATACTGCCGGTGATATCAATCAGATTCAGGTGAAGATTGATCTAACAGGGACTCAGTTTGGGGTTAAACCACCAGGTGTGCCATTGCCCAAGACTATCAAGCTCCAAAACGATGGATTCAAGTGCCCCAATCCCACCCAGAAAG GGAGCAACATGTATGTGTGTTGTGTGAAGGATCcaaaattcaagaagaagaagaaggaagagaaaaacAAGTTCCTACCCAGGCAATACGGTGATCTAAACATAGTCTACGATGTGCTCCAAGCGTACGAGAACAACTACTTAGCTCAAGTGACAATAGACAATGATAATCCTCTTGGTCGTCTTGACAACTGGAACATAACATGGGAATGGATGCGCAACGAGTTCATCAACACCATGAGAGGTGCATACACCTTCAAAAAAGACTCTTCAGACTGCATCTACGGTGTCCAAGGTCAGTACTACAAAAACCTCGACTTCACTCCAGTCATGAACTGCGAAAAAAAGCCGGTAATCACCGACCTCCCACCGGAGATGGAAAACGATGACAAACTCGGCAAACTACCATTTTGCTGCAAAAACGGCACACTTTTACCACCAACCATGAATGAAACCAAATCACACGCCATATTCCAACTCCAAGTCTTCAAAATGCCTCCAGACTTAAACAGAACAGCACTATTCCCACCTCAACACTGGAAAATCAACGGCTTTCTTAATCCACAGTACACATGCGGACCTCCAAAGAGAGTCAGCCCTTCAACATTCCCTGACCCAAGTGGCCTCATGGCGAGCACATACGCAGTAGCAAGTTGGCAGGTGGTTTGCAACATAACTAGACCCAAACTCAAAAGCTCACGTTGCTGCGTCTCTTTCTCAGCATTCTACAACGACTCCATCGTGCCATGCAACACATGCGCGTGTGGTTGTGACGAGGACGCAACATGCGACACAAACGCTCCGCCATTGCTCCTCCCTTCCGAAGCTCTCCTCGTCCCGTTCCAGAACCGCACAGCCAAAGCCAAAGCTTGGGCTAAGCTCAAGCACAGAGACATACCCAAACGTCTACCATGCGGTGACAACTGCGGCGTTAGCATTAACTGGCATGTGTCCTCTGATTACCGCAAAGGTTGGACAGCAAGGATCACAATATTCAACTGGGCTGATTACACGTTCAAAGATTGGTTTACTTCTGTGAGAATGGACAAGGCTTTTGATGGATTTGAGAAAGTTTACTCTTTTAATGGCACTAAGTTACCGAAGCTTAAGAATACTGTGTTTTTTCAAGGATTGATTGGGTTGAACTATTTGATGCCAATATCTGATGGGAAGAATCCGGATGTTGATCCCAGAGTGCCTGGAAAAGTTCAGTCAGTGATGTCTTTCTCTAAGAAGCATACACCGGATATTGATGTCATTCATGGGGATGGGTTTCCAACAAGGGTGTATTTTAATGGTGAGGAGTGTTCTCTTCCCACTGAGATGCCTTCTGGAGATGGACGGAGATATATGGTTAGTGTTTTGTGTCTGGTTTTGATTGCAGTGATggtggtgtttgttttgatagGAATGTGA
- the LOC120278036 gene encoding TBC1 domain family member 15-like, whose product MWRDSGEPADSFYAVRPDCSDVTKTRFKIKAGKTLSPRRWHAAFSPDGCLDISQTLSRIQRGGVHPSIRGEVWEFLLGCFDPRSTFDERDQLRQQRRVQYARCKEECREMDSLVGSGRIITAPIITEDGEPINDPLVLLEADQGKAQETTAMFREEARNNVILDKKIIQWKLTLHQIGLDVLRTDRTLVFYEKQENLSKLWDILAVYAWIDKDVGYCQGMSDLCSPMIILLEDEADAFWCFERLMRRLRGNFRCTESSVGVENQLQSLASITQVLDPKLHQHLETLGGGDYLFAFRMFMVLFRRELSFGDSLYLWEMMWALEYDPDIFSIYEEPGFTGERNDGSKGKAKSIRQFGKYERENLKNGAKHSQGPLPITVFLVASVLKEQSAKLLQEARGLDDVVKILNDVNGNLDAKKACSGALKLHRKYLRKAKNSR is encoded by the exons ATGTGGAGGGATTCCGGGGAGCCGGCCGACTCTTTCTACGCTGTTCGTCCAGATTGCAGCGATGTCACTAAGACCCGGTTCAAGATCAAG GCTGGAAAAACTCTCAGCCCACGCAGGTGGCATGCTGCTTTTAGTCCTGATGGCTGCTTGGACATTAGCCAGACGCTCAGCAGAATTCAGCGTGGG GGTGTCCATCCTTCAATTAGAGGTGAAGTCTGGGAGTTTTTACTTGGATGTTTTGATCCGAGAAGCACTTTTGATGAGCGAGACCAACTTAGACAACAAAGGAG AGTACAATATGCCAGATGCAAAGAAGAGTGCCGTGAAATGGATTCCCTTGTTGGAAGTGGTAGAATTATAACAGCTCCAATAATCACTGAAGACGGAGAACCTATTAATGATCCTCTAGTGCTTCTTGAAGCCGATCAGGGTAAAGCTCAAGAAACTACTGCCATGTTCAGGGAAGAAGCAAGaaataatgttattttggaCAAGAAAATAATCCAGTGGAAGCTCACTCTACATCAAATTG GTCTTGATGTGCTTAGAACTGACAGGACACTGGTATTTTATGAGAAGCAAGAAAATTTGTCAAAGCTTTGGGATATTTTGGCCGTATATGCTTGGATTGACAAAGATGTTGGTTATTGCCAAG GAATGAGTGACCTTTGCTCCCCAATGATAATACTTCTTGAAGATGAAGCTGATGCATTTTGGTGTTTTGAGCGCCTGATGCGTAGACTG cGAGGAAATTTCAGATGCACAGAGAGTTCTGTTGGGGTGGAGAATCAGCTTCAAAGTCTAGCATCAATAACCCAAGTCCTTGATCCAAAGCTTCATCAACATTTGG AAACGTTAGGAGGAGGTGATTATCTCTTTGCGTTCCGTATGTTTATGGTGCTTTTCCGGAGGGAGCTTTCTTTTGGAGATTCCTTGTACTTGTGGGAG ATGATGTGGGCTCTCGAGTATGATCCTGACATCTTCTCCATATATGAAGAACCAGGTTTTACTGGTGAAAGGAATGATGGTTCGAAAGGAAAAGCAAAATCGATACGTCAATTTGGGAAGTATGagagagaaaatttgaagaatgGGGCCAAACACTCCCAAGGCCCACTcccaattactgttttccttgTTGCCAGTGTGCTTAAAGAACAAAGTGCGAAACTGTTGCAAGAAGCACGGGGCCTGGATGATGTTGTAAAG ATTTTGAATGATGTAAATGGAAATTTGGATGCAAAGAAAGCTTGCAGCGGTGCATTGAAACTCCACAGGAAATATTTAAGAAAG GCAAAGAACAGCCGGTGA